The Geoalkalibacter sp. genome has a segment encoding these proteins:
- a CDS encoding beta-ketoacyl-ACP synthase III — protein sequence MKRARIVGTGSYVPEAVLTNRDLEQRIETTDEWIVSRTGIRERRIAADHECTSDLAARAARAALDMAGVSAEEIELIVVGTITGDFPWPATACLVQEKIGAKRAFAFDVSAACSGFVYALDAAVKQIQCGAVGKALVIGAEILSRIVDWQDRNTCVLFGDGAGAVVLCAEEGERGVLSTHLHSDGSYWELLYQAGFGARNPATAQGLDARLPFLKMQGNEVFKVAVRMLTEVAQEALAHNGLRTEDVDLFIPHQANRRILEAVAKRLHLSDEQVFINVDFYGNTSGASIPIALDEVNRAGRLKAGDLVLFDAFGGGFTWASALVRW from the coding sequence GTGAAAAGAGCACGAATTGTCGGCACCGGGTCTTATGTTCCCGAGGCGGTTCTCACCAACCGCGACCTCGAACAGCGCATTGAAACCACCGATGAGTGGATCGTCAGCCGCACCGGCATTCGCGAACGGCGCATCGCCGCGGATCATGAGTGCACGTCGGATCTTGCCGCTCGTGCGGCACGCGCGGCTCTGGATATGGCCGGGGTCAGCGCCGAGGAGATTGAACTCATCGTGGTCGGAACCATCACGGGCGATTTTCCCTGGCCGGCGACCGCCTGCCTGGTGCAGGAAAAAATCGGGGCGAAACGCGCCTTTGCCTTTGATGTGTCCGCAGCCTGCAGCGGCTTTGTTTATGCTCTGGACGCCGCGGTGAAACAGATTCAATGTGGGGCGGTCGGCAAGGCCCTGGTCATTGGCGCGGAAATTCTCAGTCGCATCGTTGATTGGCAAGATCGAAATACCTGTGTTCTGTTCGGAGACGGGGCCGGTGCCGTGGTTCTTTGCGCCGAAGAGGGAGAGCGCGGCGTCCTCTCCACCCATCTGCATTCGGACGGCAGTTATTGGGAGTTGCTTTATCAGGCCGGTTTCGGCGCGCGCAATCCTGCCACCGCCCAGGGACTCGACGCCCGTTTGCCGTTTTTGAAAATGCAGGGCAACGAGGTTTTTAAGGTTGCCGTACGGATGCTGACCGAGGTCGCGCAGGAAGCTCTGGCGCATAACGGTCTGCGGACCGAGGATGTGGACCTGTTCATTCCGCATCAGGCCAACCGCCGTATCCTCGAAGCGGTCGCCAAGCGCTTGCATCTAAGTGATGAGCAGGTCTTCATCAACGTTGACTTTTACGGCAACACCTCCGGGGCATCCATCCCCATCGCCCTTGACGAGGTGAATCGCGCGGGCCGCCTCAAGGCGGGCGACCTTGTGCTGTTTGATGCTTTCGGCGGTGGTTTTACCTGGGCTTCGGCCCTGGTGCGCTGGTAG
- the ribD gene encoding bifunctional diaminohydroxyphosphoribosylaminopyrimidine deaminase/5-amino-6-(5-phosphoribosylamino)uracil reductase RibD — protein sequence MSLATPEHYMSRALDLARMGEGRTRPNPPVGALVVRAEEIVGEGFHARAGEAHAEIHALRQAGERARGADLFVTLEPCSHQGRTGPCADAVIAAGIRRVFVGCADPNPQVAGRGLERLRRAGIEVVEEVLGAECRWLIGPFARHIVTGLPLVTLKAALSLDGRTATALGDSQWISNEASRAHVHEVRNRVDAILVGVGTVERDDPSLTTRLPHGGRDAVRVVVDSRLRLSEQARLLHLDSSAPTVIATTQQASYGKIRRLREAGARVLVLPEREGRVDPAALLAALGGMDLQHVLLEGGATLSGTCLRERLIDRVMLFIAPRLIGGDGKGLFDGAGAQRLAEAARVVHPRLRHFGEDLLYEGEVVYVHGTD from the coding sequence ATGTCCCTGGCGACGCCTGAACACTATATGTCTCGCGCCCTGGATCTCGCGCGGATGGGCGAGGGTCGCACGCGGCCCAATCCTCCTGTCGGCGCGCTGGTGGTGCGTGCCGAAGAGATTGTCGGGGAAGGATTTCATGCGCGGGCCGGTGAAGCCCATGCGGAAATCCATGCTCTGCGCCAGGCGGGAGAGCGGGCCCGCGGCGCCGATCTCTTCGTCACCTTGGAGCCCTGCTCGCATCAGGGGCGTACTGGCCCCTGCGCCGATGCGGTCATCGCCGCGGGCATCCGCCGGGTTTTCGTCGGCTGCGCCGATCCCAACCCGCAGGTGGCCGGACGCGGCCTGGAGCGGCTGCGCCGCGCGGGCATCGAGGTGGTGGAGGAGGTGCTGGGCGCGGAATGTCGCTGGCTGATCGGCCCTTTCGCCCGTCATATCGTCACCGGCTTGCCCCTGGTCACGCTCAAGGCTGCCCTCAGTCTCGACGGACGCACCGCCACGGCGCTGGGAGATTCCCAGTGGATCAGCAATGAAGCCAGCCGCGCCCATGTTCATGAGGTGCGCAATCGGGTCGATGCGATTCTGGTCGGCGTCGGCACGGTGGAGCGCGACGATCCCAGCCTGACCACCCGCTTGCCGCACGGGGGCAGGGATGCGGTGCGCGTGGTGGTCGACAGTCGTCTGCGTCTTTCTGAGCAGGCCAGATTGCTGCATCTTGATTCTTCGGCGCCGACGGTGATCGCCACCACCCAGCAGGCATCCTACGGCAAGATCCGCCGGTTGCGTGAAGCGGGGGCGCGCGTGCTGGTGCTTCCCGAACGCGAAGGACGGGTTGATCCGGCGGCGCTGTTGGCCGCGCTGGGCGGCATGGACCTGCAGCATGTGCTGCTCGAAGGAGGGGCGACGCTTAGCGGCACCTGTCTCCGTGAGCGCCTGATTGATCGGGTGATGCTCTTTATCGCTCCGCGCCTGATCGGCGGCGACGGCAAAGGTCTCTTCGACGGGGCGGGCGCGCAACGTCTTGCCGAAGCGGCGCGGGTCGTCCATCCGCGCCTTCGGCACTTCGGCGAGGATCTGCTCTATGAGGGAGAGGTGGTCTATGTTCACGGGACTGATTGA
- the glyA gene encoding serine hydroxymethyltransferase yields the protein MSQTLAQFDPEIAQTIQAETRRQEFSLELIASENFVSEKVLEAQGSVLTNKYAEGYPAKRYYGGCEFVDRAEQLAIDRACALFGAEHANVQPHSGSQANMAVYFATCEPGDTILGMNLAHGGHLTHGSPVNFSGKLFNVVPYGVRPETGRIDYDEVARLAREHRPKLIVVGASAYPRTLDFPAFRRIADEVGAPVMVDMAHIAGLVAAGVHPSPVPHAEFVTTTTHKTLRGPRGGMILCREEFAKKLNSNIFPGIQGGPLMHVIAAKAVALKEAQSPEFKAYAEQVVKNAQALAQALLEKGFKLVSGGTDNHLMLVDFSGTDLTGKLAEETLEKAGITVNKNAVPFDTRSPFVTSGIRIGTPATTTRGLREEQMRQIAGWIARALESVGDAQALETIRGEVQELCRQFPLYAHRLV from the coding sequence ATGTCGCAGACGCTTGCCCAGTTCGATCCCGAAATCGCCCAGACCATCCAGGCCGAAACCCGCCGTCAGGAATTCAGTCTTGAATTGATCGCTTCCGAAAACTTCGTCAGTGAAAAGGTTCTGGAGGCCCAGGGCTCGGTTCTGACCAACAAGTATGCCGAAGGTTATCCCGCGAAGCGCTATTACGGCGGCTGCGAATTCGTCGATCGGGCCGAGCAGCTTGCCATCGATCGCGCCTGCGCCCTGTTCGGCGCCGAGCATGCCAACGTGCAGCCGCACTCGGGTTCCCAGGCCAACATGGCGGTGTATTTCGCCACCTGTGAACCCGGCGACACGATCCTCGGCATGAATCTCGCTCACGGCGGCCATCTCACTCATGGCTCACCGGTGAATTTTTCCGGTAAGCTGTTTAATGTGGTTCCCTACGGCGTGCGCCCGGAGACCGGACGCATCGACTATGACGAAGTGGCTCGACTGGCTCGTGAGCATCGCCCCAAGCTGATCGTGGTGGGTGCCAGCGCTTATCCGCGGACCCTTGATTTTCCAGCCTTCCGCCGCATTGCCGATGAAGTCGGCGCTCCGGTGATGGTGGATATGGCGCACATCGCCGGATTGGTAGCGGCCGGCGTCCATCCGAGCCCCGTTCCTCATGCCGAATTCGTCACGACCACCACGCACAAGACTTTGCGCGGGCCGCGCGGCGGCATGATTCTGTGTCGTGAAGAGTTTGCCAAGAAACTCAACAGCAATATCTTCCCCGGCATTCAGGGCGGGCCGCTGATGCACGTCATCGCCGCCAAGGCGGTGGCGCTCAAGGAGGCCCAATCACCGGAATTCAAAGCCTATGCCGAGCAGGTGGTGAAGAACGCTCAAGCCTTGGCTCAGGCCCTGCTGGAGAAAGGCTTCAAGCTGGTCTCGGGCGGCACGGACAACCATCTGATGCTGGTTGACTTTTCCGGCACCGATCTGACCGGCAAGCTGGCCGAGGAGACCCTCGAAAAGGCCGGCATCACCGTCAACAAAAATGCCGTGCCTTTTGATACCCGCTCGCCCTTTGTCACCAGCGGCATTCGCATCGGCACCCCCGCGACCACCACCCGCGGCTTGCGCGAAGAGCAGATGCGCCAGATCGCCGGTTGGATCGCCCGTGCGCTCGAGTCGGTCGGCGACGCTCAGGCCCTGGAGACGATTCGCGGTGAAGTGCAGGAGCTTTGCCGCCAGTTTCCCCTGTACGCCCATCGACTGGTCTGA
- the plsX gene encoding phosphate acyltransferase PlsX produces MGGDHAPRVEIEAAVLAARRWNIEIILVGDEARIGEELKKHDTAGLPLRIHHASQVVGMHDSASDAVRKKKDSSIRVAFNLVKEGAAQAVVSAGNSGATMAAGMFVLKRVKGIDRPAIATIMPNLRDQTLVLDVGGNVDCKPLHLAQFAAMGDVYARHILGKADPKVGLLSNGEEEKKGTDLTRETHRLLKNSRFNYVGYVEGRDIFNGKVDVVVCDGFVGNVVLKVSEGVADAMTTLLRREFEGRFWAKLGFLLARPAFRAFKKKIDYAEYGGAPLLGIEGVGMICHGGSSAQAVMNAIRMARDYAARDINRQLTAHLEKIGEPTEAQSAAADENGGGESRQITA; encoded by the coding sequence ATGGGGGGCGATCATGCCCCCCGGGTTGAAATCGAGGCGGCCGTCCTGGCCGCCCGCCGCTGGAATATTGAAATCATCCTGGTCGGTGATGAGGCACGGATCGGCGAGGAGTTGAAGAAGCACGACACCGCCGGGCTGCCCTTGCGCATTCATCATGCAAGCCAGGTAGTGGGCATGCATGACTCGGCTTCCGATGCCGTGCGCAAGAAGAAGGATTCCTCGATCCGGGTGGCCTTCAATCTGGTCAAGGAGGGTGCCGCCCAGGCCGTCGTCAGCGCCGGTAATTCGGGCGCGACCATGGCCGCCGGGATGTTTGTCCTCAAGCGGGTCAAGGGGATAGACCGGCCGGCCATCGCCACCATCATGCCCAATCTGCGCGATCAGACCCTGGTTCTCGATGTCGGCGGCAATGTCGATTGCAAGCCTCTGCATCTGGCTCAGTTCGCCGCCATGGGCGATGTTTATGCGCGGCACATCCTGGGCAAGGCCGATCCCAAGGTTGGCTTGCTCTCCAACGGGGAAGAAGAGAAGAAGGGCACGGACCTGACCCGGGAAACCCACCGCTTGCTCAAGAACTCGCGCTTCAATTATGTGGGCTACGTCGAGGGTCGCGACATCTTCAACGGCAAGGTCGACGTGGTGGTGTGCGACGGGTTTGTCGGCAACGTGGTGTTGAAGGTATCCGAAGGCGTCGCCGATGCGATGACTACCTTGCTGCGTCGCGAATTCGAGGGACGCTTCTGGGCGAAGCTGGGATTTCTGCTGGCCCGTCCCGCGTTTCGCGCTTTCAAAAAGAAGATCGATTACGCGGAATACGGCGGCGCTCCTTTGCTGGGCATCGAGGGGGTAGGAATGATCTGCCACGGGGGCTCGAGTGCCCAGGCGGTCATGAATGCCATCCGCATGGCGAGGGATTACGCGGCGCGGGACATCAACCGCCAACTGACCGCTCATCTGGAAAAAATCGGCGAGCCCACCGAGGCGCAATCGGCCGCCGCCGACGAAAATGGCGGCGGGGAATCGCGCCAAATAACGGCTTGA
- the fabD gene encoding ACP S-malonyltransferase, with product MLSFIFPGQGSQYAGMGKDLADQFAVARRTFEEADEALGFALSRLCFEGPEDDLKLTENTQPAILATSIAALRVLRQERDLTPAFVAGHSLGEFSALVCAGGLDFADALRTVRLRGQFMQQAVPVGVGAMAAIIGLDAPDVESVCASACGAEIVSPANFNSPGQVVIAGHAGAVERAIELAREKGAKRALPLPVSAPFHCPLMVPAGERLAGVLAALSYGDLQVPVVTNVEARANSRSERIAELLVAQVSAPVRWQESVEYMAAQGVTRFIEIGPGKVLAGLVKRIAKSVEVGNLEDSAGLHKI from the coding sequence ATGCTTTCCTTTATCTTTCCTGGACAGGGCTCACAGTACGCCGGTATGGGCAAGGATCTCGCGGACCAATTTGCCGTCGCGCGCCGCACCTTTGAAGAGGCGGATGAGGCTTTGGGGTTTGCCTTGTCGCGCCTTTGCTTTGAAGGCCCCGAAGACGATCTGAAGCTGACCGAAAACACCCAGCCAGCCATTCTGGCCACCAGTATCGCAGCCCTGCGGGTTCTGCGGCAGGAGCGCGACCTGACGCCTGCTTTTGTCGCAGGTCATTCCCTGGGTGAGTTTTCCGCCTTGGTGTGCGCCGGGGGACTTGACTTCGCCGACGCTTTGCGCACCGTGCGTCTGCGCGGTCAGTTCATGCAGCAGGCGGTCCCCGTGGGAGTTGGTGCCATGGCCGCCATCATCGGTCTCGATGCGCCCGATGTCGAAAGTGTCTGTGCGTCTGCCTGTGGCGCGGAGATCGTGTCTCCCGCCAATTTCAACAGTCCCGGCCAGGTGGTGATCGCCGGGCACGCCGGTGCTGTTGAGCGGGCCATCGAACTGGCCAGGGAAAAGGGCGCCAAGCGTGCCTTGCCCTTGCCGGTCAGCGCGCCTTTTCATTGTCCGCTGATGGTTCCGGCCGGCGAACGTCTCGCCGGGGTCCTGGCGGCGCTCAGCTATGGTGATTTGCAGGTGCCGGTGGTGACCAATGTGGAAGCCCGCGCCAATTCGCGCAGCGAACGTATCGCGGAACTTCTGGTGGCGCAGGTGAGCGCGCCCGTGCGTTGGCAGGAATCCGTCGAATACATGGCGGCCCAGGGTGTGACGCGCTTTATTGAGATCGGCCCGGGGAAGGTGTTGGCCGGCCTGGTGAAACGCATCGCCAAGAGCGTCGAGGTCGGCAATCTTGAGGACAGCGCCGGTTTGCACAAAATCTAG
- the fabF gene encoding beta-ketoacyl-ACP synthase II → MRRVVVTGLGIVSPLGTGIEKNWQALTQGRSGIDRITRFDAGDLPTQIAGEVTDFNPEDYIEKKEIKKMDLFIQYALGAADMALKDSGLEITEANAERVGVLVGAGLGGLPTIEKYHQAMIEGGYRKITPFFIPMLIINLAPGHISIRYGAKGPNLSSVSACATGTHSIGDAYHMIARGDADAMFAGGTESTITPLGIAGFNVMKALSTRNEDPAAASRPFEKNRDGFIMAEGAGIVILEEYESARRRGAKIYAEVCGYGLTGDAYHLTAPAPEGEGAARCMRMALRGAGINPEQVDYINAHGTSTPFNDYYETLAIKSVLGSHASKVMVSSTKSMTGHALGAAGGLEAVFTLLAMERGAVPPTINYQEPDPECDLDYVPNEARSADIRVALSNSFGFGGTNATLLFKKV, encoded by the coding sequence ATGCGCAGAGTTGTCGTCACCGGTCTCGGCATCGTCTCCCCTCTTGGCACCGGCATTGAAAAAAACTGGCAGGCCTTGACCCAGGGCCGTTCAGGCATCGACCGCATCACCCGTTTCGATGCCGGTGATCTGCCGACCCAGATTGCCGGAGAGGTTACGGATTTCAATCCGGAGGATTACATCGAGAAAAAAGAGATCAAGAAAATGGATCTCTTCATTCAGTATGCCCTGGGCGCTGCCGATATGGCGCTCAAGGACTCCGGACTGGAGATCACCGAAGCCAATGCCGAACGCGTAGGTGTGCTGGTCGGTGCGGGTTTGGGTGGTTTGCCCACCATCGAGAAATATCACCAGGCCATGATTGAGGGCGGGTACCGCAAGATCACGCCGTTTTTCATTCCCATGCTCATCATCAATCTGGCGCCAGGTCACATTTCCATTCGCTACGGCGCCAAGGGGCCCAATCTTTCATCGGTTTCCGCCTGCGCCACCGGCACGCACTCCATCGGCGACGCCTATCACATGATCGCGCGCGGGGATGCCGATGCCATGTTCGCCGGCGGGACCGAATCGACCATCACACCGTTGGGAATCGCCGGTTTCAACGTGATGAAGGCCTTGTCGACCCGCAACGAGGATCCGGCCGCCGCCAGCCGTCCCTTCGAGAAAAACCGCGACGGATTCATCATGGCCGAAGGGGCCGGCATCGTCATCCTCGAGGAGTATGAGAGCGCCCGTCGGCGTGGGGCGAAAATTTATGCCGAGGTCTGCGGTTATGGCCTGACCGGCGATGCCTACCATCTGACCGCGCCCGCGCCCGAGGGCGAAGGCGCGGCGCGTTGCATGCGCATGGCGTTGCGCGGCGCCGGGATCAATCCCGAGCAGGTCGACTACATCAATGCGCACGGCACCTCGACCCCCTTCAATGATTATTACGAAACCCTGGCCATCAAATCGGTCTTGGGATCTCATGCCTCCAAGGTGATGGTCAGTTCCACCAAGAGCATGACGGGCCATGCCCTGGGCGCCGCCGGCGGCTTGGAAGCGGTGTTTACGCTGCTGGCCATGGAGCGCGGAGCGGTACCGCCCACCATCAACTATCAGGAACCCGATCCCGAGTGCGATCTTGATTACGTGCCCAACGAGGCGCGCTCGGCCGATATTCGCGTGGCGCTGAGCAATTCCTTCGGTTTTGGCGGAACCAACGCCACCCTGCTTTTCAAAAAAGTCTGA
- the fabG gene encoding 3-oxoacyl-[acyl-carrier-protein] reductase, whose product MFKDRVAVVTGASRGIGREIALQFAAAGAKVVLSARSASAVESLAREIQDAGGQAIAVVGDVALSADVEELFRQAAETFQRVDILVNNAGITRDGLLLRMKDEDWDAVLDTNLKGAFLCTRAAAKLMSKQKYGRIVNISSVVGEMGNPGQANYCASKAGMIGLTKSVARELARRNVTVNAVTPGFIVTDMTESLPEKTKEELSAQIPLGRLGEAAEVARAVLFLSSEQAAYITGQVLGVNGGMYM is encoded by the coding sequence GTGTTCAAGGATAGAGTTGCGGTCGTCACGGGAGCTTCGCGGGGCATAGGGCGTGAAATCGCCTTGCAATTCGCCGCCGCCGGCGCCAAGGTGGTGCTGAGCGCGCGCAGCGCTTCGGCCGTCGAGAGTCTGGCCCGCGAAATTCAGGATGCGGGAGGCCAGGCCATCGCCGTTGTGGGCGATGTCGCGCTGAGCGCCGATGTCGAAGAACTTTTTCGTCAAGCAGCGGAAACTTTTCAGAGGGTTGATATACTCGTCAACAATGCCGGGATCACCCGAGACGGCTTGCTGCTGCGCATGAAGGATGAAGACTGGGATGCCGTCCTCGACACCAATCTCAAGGGCGCTTTTCTTTGCACGCGCGCCGCTGCCAAGCTGATGAGCAAGCAGAAATATGGGCGCATCGTCAATATTTCCTCCGTCGTCGGCGAAATGGGTAACCCCGGCCAGGCCAACTATTGCGCCAGCAAGGCAGGTATGATTGGTCTGACCAAATCGGTGGCGCGGGAGTTGGCTCGTCGTAACGTCACGGTCAATGCCGTCACGCCCGGCTTCATCGTGACGGATATGACGGAAAGCCTTCCGGAAAAGACCAAGGAAGAGCTCAGTGCCCAGATACCCCTGGGGCGCCTGGGCGAAGCGGCCGAAGTGGCTCGAGCCGTGCTGTTTTTGAGCTCCGAGCAGGCGGCCTACATCACCGGGCAGGTGCTTGGCGTCAACGGCGGCATGTACATGTAA
- a CDS encoding deoxycytidylate deaminase → MEQRPSWPEYFMDITRLVAKRSTCLRRRVGAVIVKDKNILATGYNGTPSGITHCSEAGCLRQRLQVPSGERHELCRGLHAEQNAIIQAAKHGINIAGGTLYCTNTPCIICTKMIINAGLTQVIYAEGYPDALSLEMLAEAGIRVSAFHQLSCADREPSP, encoded by the coding sequence ATGGAGCAGCGCCCCAGCTGGCCTGAGTATTTCATGGACATCACCCGCCTGGTGGCCAAGCGATCAACCTGCTTGCGTCGCCGGGTCGGGGCCGTGATCGTCAAGGACAAGAACATTCTGGCGACGGGCTACAACGGCACCCCTTCGGGCATTACCCATTGTTCGGAGGCGGGTTGTCTGCGCCAGCGACTGCAGGTCCCCTCGGGCGAGCGACATGAACTTTGCCGGGGGCTGCATGCCGAACAGAACGCCATCATTCAGGCCGCCAAGCATGGCATCAATATCGCCGGCGGCACCCTCTACTGCACCAACACGCCCTGCATCATCTGCACGAAAATGATCATCAACGCCGGCTTGACCCAGGTGATTTACGCCGAAGGCTATCCCGATGCGTTGTCCCTGGAAATGCTGGCCGAGGCGGGCATCCGGGTGTCGGCCTTTCATCAGCTGTCCTGCGCCGACCGGGAGCCTTCGCCATGA
- the acpP gene encoding acyl carrier protein, whose translation MASVEERVKQIVAEQLGVDEDQVTSEASFMEDLGADSLDTVELVMALEEEFDIEISDEDAEKIQTVQDAIDYISEHS comes from the coding sequence ATGGCTTCTGTTGAAGAAAGAGTAAAGCAGATCGTTGCCGAGCAGTTGGGCGTTGACGAGGATCAGGTGACTTCCGAAGCTTCCTTCATGGAAGATCTCGGCGCCGACTCCCTGGATACGGTGGAACTGGTCATGGCTCTGGAAGAAGAGTTCGACATCGAGATTTCCGATGAGGACGCTGAAAAAATCCAGACCGTGCAGGATGCCATCGATTATATCAGCGAGCACTCCTGA
- the rpiB gene encoding ribose 5-phosphate isomerase B: MASSIVIGSDHGGLALKDAVRNFLRERGVEARDFGTNNEESVDYPDFGEKVARAVSGDAETLGILICGTGIGMSIVANKFPGVRAALVTDEFMARMAKEHNNANIIVLGGRVVTPAQACAMVAAWLDATYEGGRHQQRLDKIARIEREVAVPRS; the protein is encoded by the coding sequence ATGGCGTCGAGCATCGTCATCGGCAGCGACCATGGGGGTCTTGCGCTAAAGGATGCGGTCAGGAACTTTTTGCGGGAACGCGGCGTCGAGGCGCGGGATTTCGGCACCAACAACGAGGAGTCCGTCGACTATCCCGATTTCGGCGAAAAGGTTGCCCGCGCCGTGTCCGGGGATGCCGAAACGCTCGGAATTCTTATTTGCGGCACGGGGATCGGCATGTCGATCGTCGCCAATAAATTTCCCGGGGTGCGGGCCGCGCTGGTGACCGACGAGTTCATGGCGCGCATGGCCAAGGAACACAACAACGCAAACATTATCGTGCTTGGCGGTCGGGTTGTGACGCCCGCGCAGGCCTGCGCCATGGTTGCGGCCTGGCTGGATGCGACGTACGAGGGAGGTCGTCACCAGCAGCGCCTGGACAAGATCGCCCGCATTGAACGCGAGGTCGCCGTCCCGCGATCCTGA
- the nrdR gene encoding transcriptional regulator NrdR, protein MKCPFCAFADTKVIDSRLGKEGNNIRRRRECIQCERRFTTYERVEEILPLVVKKDGRREAFDRMKIIAGMQKACEKRPVSIETIEKVVDQLERQLQESGEKEIIASRIGEAVMDALHHIDEVAYVRFASVYRQFKDINEFMDELKDLLARGNARAED, encoded by the coding sequence ATGAAGTGTCCGTTCTGCGCCTTTGCCGATACCAAGGTCATCGATTCGCGTCTCGGCAAGGAAGGCAACAACATCCGCCGGCGCCGTGAGTGCATCCAGTGTGAGCGACGCTTCACCACTTATGAGCGGGTCGAGGAAATTTTGCCGTTGGTGGTCAAGAAGGACGGAAGACGCGAAGCCTTTGATCGGATGAAGATCATCGCCGGCATGCAGAAGGCCTGCGAGAAGCGTCCGGTGTCCATCGAAACCATTGAAAAGGTCGTCGATCAATTGGAGCGACAACTGCAGGAAAGCGGAGAAAAGGAAATCATCGCCAGTCGTATCGGCGAAGCGGTGATGGACGCCCTGCATCATATCGACGAGGTGGCCTATGTGCGCTTCGCCTCCGTCTATCGGCAGTTCAAGGATATCAACGAATTCATGGATGAGCTCAAGGATCTGCTGGCGCGCGGCAATGCCCGAGCGGAAGACTGA
- a CDS encoding riboflavin synthase: MFTGLIEGLGILRDLRRGGDSCCLTLDAGGSLGDFVLGESIAVNGVCLTVTSFGKNFFQADVSPSTLESTTLGRLAPGSAVNLERALRLGDRLGGHLVTGHVDGVGVIIERRRSGNAELFSIRPPAPLMRYLVAKGSVAVDGISLTVNSVAAYSFSLTIIPHSLGRTNLQFLKVGDQVNLETDILGKYVERLLASARPDAGGGAVDLEFLAKNGYL; the protein is encoded by the coding sequence ATGTTCACGGGACTGATTGAAGGACTGGGAATCCTGCGCGACCTTCGCCGCGGCGGCGATAGTTGCTGCCTGACGCTCGACGCCGGCGGATCCCTGGGCGACTTTGTTCTGGGCGAAAGCATCGCCGTCAACGGGGTATGCCTCACGGTTACGTCCTTCGGCAAGAATTTTTTTCAGGCCGATGTGTCGCCGAGCACTCTGGAATCCACCACCCTTGGACGCCTGGCGCCGGGTTCGGCGGTGAATCTTGAGCGAGCGCTGCGCCTCGGTGATCGCCTGGGCGGGCATCTGGTCACCGGGCACGTGGATGGGGTGGGGGTGATCATTGAGCGGCGTCGCAGTGGCAATGCCGAGTTGTTCAGCATCAGACCGCCGGCTCCACTGATGCGCTATCTCGTCGCCAAAGGCTCCGTGGCCGTGGACGGCATCAGTTTGACGGTCAATTCCGTGGCCGCGTACAGCTTTTCCTTGACCATCATTCCTCACAGCCTCGGCCGGACCAACCTGCAATTTCTCAAGGTCGGTGATCAGGTCAACCTGGAAACGGACATCCTCGGCAAATATGTCGAACGGCTGCTCGCCAGCGCTCGTCCCGATGCCGGCGGCGGTGCCGTCGACCTTGAATTCCTTGCTAAAAACGGCTATCTGTGA